A genomic region of Aspergillus oryzae RIB40 DNA, chromosome 1 contains the following coding sequences:
- a CDS encoding fungal specific transcription factor domain-containing protein (predicted protein), which produces MSYFLQRLRLAEIPRGIVDHTPMAVTSAGGASYYTHVTAIDFELDQMIHDIPSFFHLDTYKCSSDSTTSGIFIQAYLPSSVIHTQRCKLYLTYSRILHPDRTTTWPTRPHETCLKSARQLIRAEAQLERAQHPFVQM; this is translated from the coding sequence ATGTCTTACTTCCTCCAACGGCTTCGTCTTGCAGAGATTCCGCGCGGCATCGTCGACCACACCCCTATGGCTGTGACGAGCGCAGGCGGGGCGAGTTACTACACTCATGTCACAGCCATAGATTTCGAGCTCGACCAGATGATCCACGACATCCCATCCTTCTTCCACCTCGATACCTACAAGTGCAGCTCCGACTCAACAACAAGTGGCATCTTTATTCAAGCCTACTTACCCAGCTCGGTGATCCACACCCAGCGCTGTAAATTGTACCTCACGTATTCACGTATCTTACATCCGGACCGAACAACAACCTGGCCTACACGTCCTCACGAGACATGTCTCAAATCCGCGCGACAACTCATCCGCGCTGAAGCACAGCTCGAGCGCGCCCAGCACCCCTTCGTGCAGATGTGA
- a CDS encoding uncharacterized protein (predicted protein) translates to MSDDAPYEEEINKLVAEHGAVPPPYVTFPDIHPFEISWRIGSGESYLMMYSAWSAKEGMGEAQWIEYFRKFPPPPIWLTWAIDCIWSVAEKVEENIGENSDDDHDEFNLDPLEFDYWCYFRRTAALGFGTESDCKRAWEENRERRKKKWEAWR, encoded by the exons ATGAGCGATGACGCACCGTACGAGGAAGAAATCAACAAACTAGTCGCCGAACATGGAGCGGTTCCTCCCCCATACGTCACGTTCCCAGACATACACCCATTTGAGATTTCCTGGCGTATCGGCTCCGGCGAATCTTATTTAATGATGTATTCTGCCTGGAGCGCtaaagaaggaatgggcGAAGCCCAATGGATTGAATATTTCCGCAAGTTCCCACCTCCGCCGATTTGGCTCACGTGGGCGATTGATTGTATTTGGAGTGTCgcggagaaggtcgaggagaatATTGGAGAGAATAGCGACGACGACCACGACGAGTTCAATTTGGATCCGTTGGAATTTGACTACTGGTGCTATTTCAGACGCACAGCGGCGCTTGGCTTCGGAACGGAGTCGGATTGTAAACGTGCTTGGGAAGA aaacagggaaagaagaaaaaagaaatgggaAGCATGGCGT TAG
- a CDS encoding ADP-ribosylglycohydrolase family protein (predicted protein) has protein sequence MEENLLKQLGCADSMYSSCLCFDAFNRLARAGLHDSIVGCLVGSALGDAVGLYTEFLSGDMSAAAYPARKFVLSPQSQATPFRRDSHRGPHRPGEWTDDTDHAMLLLLSFLHTDLKTLDPTDFAARLHVWVQFGFLPLDTLPLGLGRAVGAIVRTKTYLDDPEAAARRHWTNCKYNVAPNGSLMRTHPLGLVCLDRNLDETFDLGAAFSVVTHVDPRCVASCAIGTALVRGLVLREIHTEADIDSMIGAAIHWYAKYRVRALQEHPERRDEPDLDVSELRRHAKVESLDDLELDDSGKIGYVYKTLGAGVHLLRLAMRDTATGMLTSRALAFEPLITDLIMRGGDADTNACFAGALLGAYLGYANLPLNWRNGLRHGEWLLGKAEGLSQMLGVADGEYVGSADRETARDGGRASC, from the exons atggaggagaatcTGCTCAAGCAGCTCGGATGTGCTGATTCGATGTATTCCTCTTGTCTCTGCTTTG ATGCCTTTAATCGCCTGGCCAGGGCAGGCCTCCATGACAGCATAGTCGGCTGTCTCGTGGGGTCCGCCCTGGGCGACGCGGTCGGTCTCTACACCGAGTTCCTCTCCGGCGACATGTCGGCCGCCGCATATCCCGCGCGCAAGTTTGTGCTCTCCCCACAGTCGCAGGCGACTCCATTTCGCCGAGACTCGCACCGAGGACCACATCGACCCGGCGAGTGGACCGACGATACGGACCACGCCATGCTACTGCTGCTCTCCTTCCTGCACACGGACCTCAAAACTCTCGACCCAACGGACTTTGCAGCCAGACTGCATGTCTGGGTGCAGTTTGGCTTTCTGCCGCTCGATACCCTGCCGCTGGGGCTGGGACGCGCGGTGGGTGCCATCGTGCGGACAAAGACCTATCTCGACGACCCGGAGGCGGCAGCCCGGCGGCACTGGACTAACTGTAAGTACAACGTGGCGCCCAATGGCAGCCTCATGAGAACGCATCCGCTGGGGCTGGTATGTCTCGACAGGAACTTGGACGAGACGTTTGACCTGGGAGCCGCCTTTTCGGTCGTGACGCACGTCGACCCGCGCTGTGTGGCCTCGTGCGCCATTGGCACGGCGCTCGTGCGCGGACTGGTGCTGCGAGAGATTCACACAGAGGCAGACATCGATTCCATGATCGGCGCGGCCATTCACTGGTATGCGAAGTACCGGGTTCGGGCGTTGCAAGAGCACCCGGAACGGCGAGACGAGCCAGACTTGGACGTTTCGGAGCTGCGCCGACACGCCAAGGTAGAGAGCCTCGACGATTTAGAGCTAGACGACAGTGGTAAGATTGGCTACGTATACAAGACTCTGGGCGCAGGCGTGCACCTCCTCCGTCTCGCCATGCGTGATACTGCAACCGGCATGCTCACATCCCGGGCACTGGCGTTTGAGCCGCTCATCACAGACCTAATCATGCGAGGCGGCGACGCTGACACCAATGCCTGCTTTGCGGGCGCTCTGCTGGGCGCTTATTTGGGCTACGCTAATCTGCCGCTTAACTGGCGCAATGGGCTGCGACACGGCGAGTGGTTGCTGGGTAAGGCTGAGGGCCTGAGCCAGATGTTGGGCGTCGCAGATGGCGAGTATGTCGGGTCGGCAGACCGGGAGACGGCGCGGGACGGCGGGCGAG CTTCGTGTTAA
- a CDS encoding uncharacterized protein (predicted protein), protein MDSSNFAPPCRQLTPPFHQIPASCSTVDVRVIDTNTYLYLKPGAFYEPAIPSDGPRVPSYCFLLSHGDRHLVFDLGVRIDWQNYAPQIVRLLTATTEITSCDRDVASVLDSDTSGLTIAVLTLRPSCGLTTISTTPATRPVPMALSWTVTPWVARFVK, encoded by the exons ATGGACTCGTCGAACTTTGCACCGCCTTGTCGTCAGTTAACTCCACCCTTCCATCAGATCCCGGCATCCTGTTCGACTGTGGACGTCCGGGTGATAGATAC TAATACATACCTTTACCTGAAGCCCGGGGCCTTCTACGAGCCAGCCATCCCTAGTGACGGACCGCGCGTGCCCTCCTActgcttcctcctctcgCATGGCGATCGCCACCTTGTTTTTGACTTGGGTGTGCGAATCGACTGGCAGAATTATGCGCCCCAGATCGTGCGGCTCCTCACAGCCACCACGGAGATTACCTCATGCGACAGGGACGTCGCATCAGTGCTCGACAGCGACACCAGTGGGTTGACAATCGCAGTTCTGACATTGAGGCCATCGTGTGGTCTCACAACCATTTCGACCACACCGGCGACCCGTCCCGTCCCGATGGCACTGTCCTGGACAGTGACGCCGTGGGTCGCGAGATTCGTGAAATAA
- a CDS encoding uncharacterized protein (predicted protein): MQFKPLRWYTINNLLTHPATLQALSSELITANLTLPYPKWNEVCDLPYLDACIQEAVRLHPPFALVLGRVVPAGGVTVLNHYLPEGTLVGGNPYVVNRHAETFGPDVEEWRPERWLEGEGRKRLEQSVPTFPSWC, from the exons ATGCAGTTTAAGCCACTCCGCTGGTATACAATAA ACAATCTTCTTACCCACCCCGCCACTCTCCAAGCTCTATCCAGTGAACTCATAACAGCGAATCTCACCCTCCCCTACCCGAAATGGAACGAAGTCTGCGACCTCCCTTATCTCGATGCTTGTATTCAAGAAGCTGTCCGTCTGCACCCCCCCTTCGCACTTGTCCTCGGGCGTGTTGTCCCTGCTGGCGGCGTCACAGTCCTGAATCACTATCTGCCTGAAGGAACTTTAGTTGGTGGGAACCCCTACGTGGTAAATCGACACGCGGAAACATTCGGGCCCGATGTCGAGGAGTGGAGGCCAGAGAGATGGCTTGAGGGGGAAGGGCGCAAGAGGCTCGAGCAGAGCGTTCCTACG TTCCCTTCTTGGTGTTAA